In a single window of the Cryptococcus tetragattii IND107 chromosome 1, whole genome shotgun sequence genome:
- a CDS encoding 3-deoxy-7-phosphoheptulonate synthase, with protein MPSSTRVSVRDAMELLDDRRVKIVRPLIPPQILHEELPLSLRGAQTVLDGRRQVEAVIKGDDDRLLVVVGPCSVHDPEQAITYAKALKEYADQAAEDLVIVMRVYFEKPRTTVGWKGLINDPDMNGSYQINRGLKIARKLLLDITEIGLPAAGEFLDVISPQYLADLFAWGAIGARTTESQVHRELASALSMSVGFKNGTDGSIGIAIDAIKAAGSGHTFLSVTKQGLSAIVETEGNSSTHVILRGSSKGPNYGADDVAACAEKLNKSGLPAKIMIDCSHGNSSKQHLNQIKVGADIASQLSSGPTSNVIVGVMIESNIYEGRQNVPVEGPSGLKYGISVTDACISMEQTIPLLDELRKGVQAKREAVKAKREGQQ; from the exons ATGCCCTCATCTACAAGAGTATCTGTCCGAGAC GCCATGGAACTCCTAGACGACCGACGGGTCAAGATTGTCAGGCCTCTTATCCC CCCTCAAATTTTGCACGAAGAACTTCCCCTCTCATTGAGGGGCGCCCAAACTGTGCTTGACGGCCGTCGACAAGTTGAGGCTGTCATCAAAGGCGACGATGACCGATTGCTCGTCGTTGTCGGCCCCTGTTCAGTGCACGACCCCGAACAGGCCATTACCTACGCCAAAGCTCTCAAAGAGTACGCCGACCAGGCTGCTGAGGATCTTGTGATTGTTATGCGAGTCTACTTTGAAAA ACCTCGAACAACTGTTGGCTGGAAGGGATTGATCAATGACCCCGACATGAATGGTTCTTACCAAATTAACCGAGGTCTCAAGATTGCTCGAAAATTGTTGTTGGATATTACCGAAATTGGTTTGCCTGCTGCCGGCGAATTCCTCG ATGTCATTTCTCCTCAGTACCTCGCCGATCTTTTCGCTTGGGGTGCCATCGGAGCCCGAACCACCGAATCCCAAGTTCACCGAGAACTCGCATCTGCACTCTCCATGTCTGTCGGTTTCAAAAACGGTACTGACGGCTCTATCGGGATCGCTATTGATGCCATCAAGGCTGCCGGATCTGGACACACGTTCTTGTCTGTTACCAAGCAGGGATTGTCTGCGATTGTTGAGACTGAGGGAAACAGTTCTACGCATGTCATCTTGAGAGGAAGCAGCAAGGGACCTAATTATGGAGCGGATGATGTGGCTGCTTGTGCAGAAAAGTTGAACAAAAGCGGATTACCTGCCAAGATTATG ATTGACTGCTCTCACGGTAACTCCTCTAAACAACACCTCAACCAAATTAAGGTCGGTGCCGACATTGCCTCCCAGCTTTCTTCTGGCCCCACATCCAACGTCATCGTCGGTGTCATGATCGAGTCTAACATCTACGAAGGCCGACAAAATGTTCCTGTCGAAGGACCTTCTGGATTGAAGTACGGTATTTCTGTAACCGATGCTTGTATTTCGATGGAGCAGACTATTCCTTTGTTGGATGAGTTGAGGAAGGGTGTGCAAGCGAAAAGAGAGGCTGTCAAGGCTAAGAGGGAGGGACAGCAATAA
- a CDS encoding ADP-ribosylation factor 6: MGGQLSKALGRLFGNKEMRILMLGLDAAGKTTILYKLKLNQSVTTIPTVGFNVETVTYRNVKFNVWDVGGQDKIRPLWRHYYTGTQGLIFVIDSGDRDRIDEARLELERILADREMKECLLMVFANKQDLPGAMSPAEVTEKLGLHRMKDRSWYVHPSCATTGEGLFEGLQWLSSNVKNLKV; encoded by the exons ATGGGAGGACAACTGAGTAAAGCTCTTG GCCGGTTATTTGGCAACAAGGAGATGCGGATCCTGATGTTGGGACTGGATGCCGCCGGAAAGACAA CCATCTTATATAAACTCAAGCTCAACCAAAGCGTCACAACCATCCCCACTGTGGGGTTCAATGTGGAAACTGTCACATACCGAAACGTCAAATTCAACGTATGG GATGTCGGAGGCCAAGACAAGATCCGTCCGTTATGGCGACACTACTATACTGGCACACAAGGTCTCATCTTTGTGATCGATTCTGGCGACAGGGACAGGATTGATGAAGCTCGACTGGAGCTGGAACGGATTTTGGCGGATAGGGAAATGAAGGAGTGTTTGTTGATGGTATTTGCGAATAAACAGGATTTACCTGGAG CCATGTCACCAGCAGAAGTCACTGAAAAGCTTGGATTACATCGAATGAAAGATAGGTCGTGGTATGTCCACCCAAG TTGCGCAACGACTGGGGAAGGGCTGTTTGAAGGATTACAATGGCTTTCGAGTAATGTCAAGAACCTCAAGGTGTAA